ACCCCGCCCTGCGCCTGCTGCAGCGAGTTCGGAACGAAGCCCATCGCTTTGCCCACGGCTACAACCGCAAGTTGCGGCGGCGCCGCACGCTGGCCAGCGAGCTGGCGGAGATTCCGGGAATTGGCGCCGTGCGCCGGAAGCGGCTGCTGGAGCGGTTCGGCAGTGTGCGGGCACTGCGGTCCGCCGAGGCCACGCAAGTTGCGGAGCTGCCGGGATTCTCCGCGAAGCTGGCGCAGCAGGTGATCGAGCACCTGGGCCGGAACGCATGGTAAGGACACGCCTGGCGCCGA
This portion of the Gemmatimonadota bacterium genome encodes:
- a CDS encoding excinuclease ABC subunit C, with product PALRLLQRVRNEAHRFAHGYNRKLRRRRTLASELAEIPGIGAVRRKRLLERFGSVRALRSAEATQVAELPGFSAKLAQQVIEHLGRNAW